The stretch of DNA catGAATTCCATAATGTTTGTTCCTTTGAATATGtgaataaacatatattttatgatatatttatgaataaaaaaaaaatatatatatataaaatgcttgattaaaaataaatttagtaCAAATTCTTATATGTAATTGCATAATCTCAAAAATGATTgctttcatataatattacaaataaaaggaacgaaagtgaatatatttaagatatataaaaggattataaaaaaaatgtatgaatataGAAGTTATaccaattttataaataagaaaacataaaaagaataaataatatgctattgtatataatatataatatttaaaacgTATTTttaagagaaataaaaaatactaatatattgtataatataaaaatttctaataagaaaattatcttgaatcttattatttttactcttCGTAAATAAAAACGCAAATGTcctataattataaatatattatatatatcatagaagaaaaaaaaaatacatggTATACTTGTTATCTTAAAATTACAGTaataaatatggaaaaagaatttaaaaaaaaaaattatggtcATACAATTAttccacatatatatatatattatctaactatatgaaaatattttaattaaatacagtattatttattactaatcaataaaaaaaaggaaaggaaaacttttttttgattGAAATTcttattagaaatattttcattattttcttgAAGAATTTGAATTATATACTGATCTAAATTGCTCTAGATTCTTAGTATgcttttacaaaaaaattatattctttagtTATTTGGCTAATAATATACCTTTTAAAGTGTATGTAGTTAAGGTCactaaaatttatattaatatcataataaaattttcatttgaatatataagaaatccaatattatatataaaaattacttgtAATTTTGTATGGAAAGCGTTTGTGCTATATTTATCCAATTAAGcgttgtaaaaaaaaaatatattaaatttttaaatacaccatatgaaaaatttatgcaactaaaataaaaattgttgcGTAATTACgtattatttgtaaaaaaaaaaaaattctttttttttcttaaattgtatttaaaaagtgAATGCTATACTTACGATAAGATTGACAATTTcagtataaattttatatatatcactaaaagaatattaactttttacttaatatatttaaagacaaaaaaatatcaaacaaaaatataaataaataccaATGCATTGTTATATAGTTGTAGAAAACatatgcttattttttttaacattttagtTATTTAACTTGATATAGATGCTTTTACCAACTTGTAATTTTGCTATTatgttaaagaaaaaatatgaattattatatattttccttctgtgtaaattcatataattgaTTAAATTAATCTTATAACtcaaaaaataagaagaaatagattatttatttgtaaatttttcatgtaatatatatttagttattttttataagaacATTTAGCATACCAattaagtataataataaaataatattttcaattcTTAATTCAACTGTGGATATATAGAAGCACAGAGTTATTTAATTACTATTAACaattcataattaaaaaggatactattttattatatatttataactttatatttatataatgaaaaaaagaaaaactacACTTAAGGAAGTTATTAGGATAAATAAGTTTACGACACATTTCAGATAAGACATATCCATAGaacaattattaatttattcctaagtaaaatatatatgcatacatatatatatatacgtttaaATTTAAGAAACCGCAttctatacattttattagtTACAAATCAagacatatttattttcattttgaaagtaataatgcatttttttaataatctgaacaattaataaatttagactagaacaaaatataaaatataaaatataaagtagaAAATTTAAGTACAGATATAAATTAGCAAAgtcatataaaattatatatattttgctattttatatacttttgaaagcgtaaatatatatattttatagatataaatattaattaataattgtatatattattccataaatttataattgaacttaaataataatttaaaatacgaATTCGaaaatattagaatattcttattcacaaaaaaaaatgtaattttttgctGTTGTGTACTAGAAAGACCAGATATACAACAatgtttttgtaaaattatagttattatagctatgtttattaaaaatatataactaatgATATTACAGATATTATCTCATAGTAATATATTCCTTAAAATAACatacatattcataattattcattttactcattcatatatttaattcttttatatttttcattattacttAAGATTTTAGGAAttgatattataattatgatgGCTAATATAGCGATAATTGCACCAAAacatattagaaaaaaataatattttgcttCACCTAGATATCCTTCTACAGCTTCCCATATGTTGCTCAGATTTAATGAAGTTTTAAGCCAATCTCCTGCATCTTTTAACTTATTAAAGCCTTGTAATATGGGTAATCCTATTCCCAACacaatgaaatgaaaaaatataaaggcTCCAAAACCGtaatttctaaattttattttttttaaagctataTCACGAGttctccttttttcttcAAGAAAGTCatcataatcttttttttttatcaactttttttcaaaatgaaagtgttttccatcaaacatTCCATTAATATAATCTATAACCTCTGTATAATATTGTGCCTTGTTTAATGAACTTCTTGTAGAATGTTTGATTTTTCCTTTGTTTGGCTTTCCATTAATTGGTATATCGTTTAACCCTAACATATCTGAGtccttattttgtttatactTTGATAGTAATCTGTAATTTCTTGTATCAAATCTTCTAAAAATTTTGCAATTCTcattcattaatttattaagaGAAATCTAAAGAAACATAAgcaaatatttgttatttgaAACAATAACTAATgtaaaggtaaaaaaaaaagtataaataaaaataaaaaactaaaaatataaagaatggAAATAtcttcatataatattaacataccttatcattataaaaatgatatatggAACCTAAAAGGATAAACCCCAggattttaataaataagagaaacataattttttgttccatgTTATAGATATTTCTTActgaaatatatacattatgaataaattaacaataatataatatactccTAATGATACTGTATACTATATTAAcgtatttaatttgttttttttattattttttattattttcgtaaaatcataataaaatgtatataactaTAGTGAATTTTACTACACAGACtaagaaaaataagtttgaaaatatattataaaaatttaaaaaatattgataattataaaatattaaccttaggaaaataatagaatTCGACCtgattattaaatatttaatatatatatattatttatttaatatagtaaataaataatttttttaaaacctTTTTTCATACTAAAATAGAAATTAATAGATATAATAACTTAGTATTTTGAAACATTGCATTTATATGGAATATGGATTTTCgagaatatagatataacACTGTTCTATACATTAAAAAGTTAATTactaattttaatgatatattagtatgaattataattttaaaaacattatattttggaaaaaatggTAATTACTGATAAtgcattaattattataacgtAATAAGAGTTGAAatggatgaaaaaaatataatttacacaATATTTTGTGTTTTGTTAACTATAGTAGACGGATTATCTGTTTTATAGGAActtacaaatttttatagtttataatatatttaaaataactaATCAACATGTACATCTTAATCTaagaagaattatatatactaaaggtaaatacaaatattttttatttttgaatgataatttttgaaaattataacttCCATCTTAAATTCATAATACAATTTCTAAATGAAatgattttataatattctacttaatttttgtttttttaattatatatatttataagaaatattaatataatataatttaataaaaagaataaaataaattaaaataaagatagtcgtattatatatattattatcaggGTTATAGTGgttgaatattattttcgtCATTACtttcattaataaaagttcttatcttttttttattattaagtatatcatacatatttaagtagtttttgtaaaatagaattaaatgAACTATAATGTAATTGTAGTAGAAAAAGGATAAATgtgtttataaatttatttattcgaAAAACATTATAATGCTCAGTATAAATAAAGTTCTACATGCATTTTATCCAAAAAGAGAAACTATAATAATGGATATTGACTAATGCAATCCAATAAATCGAAACCtgttcattaatatataactatattttttatcgttataatatattaacatgaACTTTATGGATATTATACGATTTATTTAAGCATGAATTAAAGGTAAGCATTGTTTCAGGATtgcagaaaaataaaatgtataagagataaagcaaaaaacttcaataattcaaaaaaaaaagaaatattttaacaatattatcataaatCTAACAAATAGCAAAATcaaaaacaattttaaaactaataaacacaaaaaagaaacaaacattttttaacgctgtgtattattataattatttgtttgacttataattataatgatttctcaaaaaaaaaaaaaaagaagtttgtacatatatatactcacTTGGTTTATtagttcttttttcttttacttttttatttttatttttctgtgtatcatatttttccattttctcCCGAACTGttgttacataaatataaatattagtaTAGTCGTACAAATGCGTTATATAATATCGATTAGAAATCGTAATTAATTCTGGGTAACTCCCTTGAAGTAGATTCATAtgttgtataatttttacattcatttcttttttatatcctGAAGATGAACAATctattattgatatatacTAAATCTTCTGTATTCCtgtctttttttctattcatTATGatccatatataattatttataatttttcttttaaattctgtcttcatatatattttttttttctttatcagGAACAATATGTAGTTAACTTATTTCATTAGTTCTAtctattatttacatttgcatattttattctgATAATGTCTTTGGTATACATTTCTCTTCCTCCTAAATAGTATTTCctcttataattttttttatattaagaaaatttttatgtttaaattaaattaattcttaATCATCATTATAACTAATCAAACTTCTATTTGCATATTCAATGGTTTCTTAAACTTTATGTTCCTAAAATTTCTTGTTTACACTATTTCTAATGTGATTCTTTTAATTCCTCCATAGTATATGAAggatttgaatttttatcgATATATTCAATTCTCTTTATGTTTTTGAAAAACAAACCTAAAAAGTGTATCTGTGTAATATTGTATTCATCATATATGCATTCCAATAATACCATCATACATATCAATAGCAATAATTTTTCTGTAAGTATTTTCCTTAGTCACTTATAGTATTCTTCGAAAACTTTTTTAACTCCTAAGTGCTGCATAATTGTTTTTAACAAGTTTTTACatcttcattaatatatatatatcatattctTTATTAAGTTTCTTAAAGTTTTCTTATTAAATACACTGTTCTAACATGAATTTGTACTTAACCAGTCATTGTATgaatgtacttttttttatttctattatagGATTTATTACAGTTGAAATTACCATATCCAATGTTCTTGAATCCACTATCATAtctatatattgttttatttcatttattcatttaaattttaaattatgaataGATTCTTATTTTACCTCTAATGTAATATTCATCTATAAtcttttatatgttttactCTTTAAATAACTTTGTCtgcttaatatattattattatatgattaATTTTCCACATTCAATACTGGTTCAATTTCTTCCTTAATATTAGTTGTTttgctttctttttttataaacattcTATTGAATATTTCTAAGAAATATACATTAACCACTTTCTATTGTTCATTCATACATTGTTCTAATACTTCTACGTGTATATTAATATCACTTTTCTTTGCCCTTTTTTCCT from Plasmodium malariae genome assembly, chromosome: 1 encodes:
- the PmUG01_01033000 gene encoding fam-m protein, whose product is MEQKIMFLLFIKILGFILLGSIYHFYNDKISLNKLMNENCKIFRRFDTRNYRLLSKYKQNKDSDMLGLNDIPINGKPNKGKIKHSTRSSLNKAQYYTEVIDYINGMFDGKHFHFEKKLIKKKDYDDFLEEKRRTRDIALKKIKFRNYGFGAFIFFHFIVLGIGLPILQGFNKLKDAGDWLKTSLNLSNIWEAVEGYLGEAKYYFFLICFGAIIAILAIIIIISIPKILSNNEKYKRIKYMNE